Proteins found in one Salinimonas lutimaris genomic segment:
- a CDS encoding Lrp/AsnC family transcriptional regulator encodes MDIDKFNGEILRVLAVEGRIANTELADRVGLSASACLRRVQELERQGVIKGYRAVLDHRQLGGGFVAYVSVGLGEHSTRSQHGFEKAISSSPEVRECHNVTGNFEYLLRVETADIQAFKRFHADVLGAIEQVRTITTHVVMGSPKDERA; translated from the coding sequence TTCAATGGTGAAATATTGCGCGTGCTCGCAGTGGAAGGACGCATTGCTAATACTGAGCTAGCTGATCGGGTAGGCTTGTCTGCTTCGGCGTGCCTGCGCCGGGTACAGGAACTCGAACGCCAGGGCGTAATAAAGGGTTATCGAGCGGTGCTGGATCATCGTCAGCTTGGCGGGGGCTTTGTGGCGTATGTCAGTGTGGGGCTGGGAGAGCATTCAACTCGTTCTCAGCACGGTTTTGAAAAGGCCATATCAAGTAGTCCGGAGGTTCGCGAGTGTCATAATGTGACCGGCAATTTTGAATATTTGCTACGCGTGGAAACGGCAGATATACAGGCTTTCAAGCGGTTTCATGCGGATGTGCTGGGCGCTATAGAACAAGTGCGCACGATTACTACCCATGTGGTGATGGGCTCACCCAAAGATGAGCGAGCCTGA
- a CDS encoding alpha/beta hydrolase, with amino-acid sequence MKKALIASVVALFVTGCQTQTVATQPPVDAAMAIQAANMTIPVTRTYKETDSANLQLDLFLPDAKQQPAKLVVWVHGGAWMRGSKDETMQRNGNLVRSLLQKGYAVAAVDYRLSGQAKYPAAIEDVNDSINYLVANQQELNLQADQVIVMGGSAGGHLASVIATANNDKAPFFSSAPQYKIVGAVDFYGPVDLHELKGNSGDVDHDAPDAAEARFLGVSPRQNEALAKEASATTYVDAQTPPFMIFHGTDDGVVPDSQSTLMADTLKQAGVPYSVELVKGARHGDPVFDTDKYVNQVVQFTQQHLK; translated from the coding sequence ATGAAAAAAGCTCTCATCGCCTCCGTGGTCGCATTATTTGTCACTGGCTGCCAGACGCAGACTGTGGCGACCCAACCACCAGTCGATGCGGCCATGGCAATACAGGCAGCGAATATGACGATACCGGTTACCAGAACCTACAAAGAAACAGACTCCGCGAACCTTCAGCTGGATTTATTTTTGCCTGATGCAAAACAGCAGCCGGCTAAACTTGTGGTTTGGGTTCACGGCGGCGCCTGGATGCGTGGCAGTAAGGACGAAACCATGCAGAGAAATGGAAATCTGGTTCGCTCCCTTCTTCAAAAAGGATACGCTGTAGCAGCCGTCGACTACCGTCTAAGTGGACAGGCGAAATATCCGGCCGCCATCGAGGATGTCAACGACTCAATCAATTACCTTGTTGCCAATCAACAGGAACTCAATCTGCAGGCAGATCAGGTCATCGTGATGGGCGGCTCTGCCGGCGGTCACCTGGCTTCTGTTATCGCAACGGCAAACAATGACAAGGCGCCCTTTTTTAGCTCAGCGCCACAATATAAGATTGTCGGTGCCGTAGATTTCTATGGGCCTGTCGATCTTCATGAATTGAAGGGTAATAGCGGCGACGTGGACCATGATGCGCCGGATGCAGCAGAAGCGCGCTTTTTGGGTGTATCCCCGCGCCAGAATGAAGCTTTGGCCAAAGAAGCGTCAGCCACCACCTATGTTGATGCGCAAACTCCCCCTTTCATGATTTTTCATGGCACCGACGATGGGGTAGTCCCGGACAGCCAAAGCACACTGATGGCAGATACACTCAAACAGGCTGGCGTACCTTACTCTGTCGAGCTGGTAAAAGGCGCCCGTCACGGCGATCCGGTGTTTGATACAGACAAGTACGTCAATCAGGTTGTGCAGTTCACACAGCAGCATCTTAAGTAG